A section of the Larus michahellis chromosome 1, bLarMic1.1, whole genome shotgun sequence genome encodes:
- the CLDN14 gene encoding claudin-14, whose product MASSAVQLLGFSLSLLGLIGTLIATILPHWWRTAHVGTNIITAVAYMKGLWMECVWHSTGIYQCQIHRSQLALPRDLQAARAMMVISCVLSALACVIAVIGMKCTQCAKGTSAKASIAVSGGIVFILAGLVCLVPVSWTTNDVVTDFYNPILPSGMKYEIGQALYLGFVSASLTILGGALLCTSSQCGGNETPYQTQPDSVRRTAPSYRPPTAYKGNHASSLTSASHSGYRLNDYV is encoded by the coding sequence ATGGCAAGCTCGGCTGTTCAGTTACTTGGCTTCTCTCTAAGCCTGCTCGGCCTAATTGGGACATTAATTGCTACTATTCTGCCACACTGGTGGCGGACGGCACATGTGGGCACCAATATTATAACAGCTGTAGCCTACATGAAAGGGCTTTGGATGGAGTGTGTCTGGCACAGCACCGGCATCTACCAGTGCCAAATCCACCGCTCCCAGCTGGCGCTGCCCCGTGACCTCCAAGCCGCCCGTGCCATGATGGTAATTTCCTGCGTTCTTTCCGCGCTGGCGTGCGTGATCGCTGTCATCGGTATGAAGTGCACCCAGTGTGCCAAGGGGACTTCTGCCAAAGCCTCCATCGCCGTCTCCGGGGGCATCGTTTTCATCCTGGCCGGTCTCGTTTGCCTGGTACCTGTTTCTTGGACCACTAACGACGTGGTTACCGATTTCTACAACCCCATACTTCCCAGCGGGATGAAGTACGAGATAGGTCAAGCTCTTTACCTTGGCTTCGTCTCCGCATCTTTGACGATCCTCGGCGGCGCTCTGCTGTGCACGTCAAGCCAGTGTGGTGGGAATGAGACACCTTACCAGACGCAGCCCGACAGCGTAAGGAGGACTGCTCCCTCCTATAGACCACCAACTGCCTACAAGGGAAACCATGCTTCTTCCCTGACATCTGCTTCCCATAGCGGCTACAGATTAAATGACTATGTGTGA